In the Flavisolibacter tropicus genome, one interval contains:
- a CDS encoding response regulator transcription factor, with protein sequence MKTVVDIVEDNVLFQQALINVINNSDVFELGQVYGSAEGAMAILKRSPDIVIVDINLPGKSGIELIAQLSVNIDIQCLVCSLHDDDDHIVQALENGAAGYILKDSSVSQIHNALLELARGGAPMSPYIASRVISFFKKPKINEESALLSRREREVLELVAQGLQYKEIADRLHLSTETVKKHMRNIYQKLHVQNKVEAINKFRSM encoded by the coding sequence ATGAAAACAGTAGTAGACATCGTTGAAGATAATGTGCTTTTCCAGCAAGCATTGATCAACGTCATCAATAATAGTGATGTATTTGAATTGGGGCAGGTATATGGGTCGGCTGAAGGCGCCATGGCAATATTGAAACGCTCTCCTGATATTGTTATTGTAGATATTAACCTTCCCGGTAAAAGCGGCATAGAGTTAATTGCGCAGCTTAGCGTCAATATTGATATACAATGTTTGGTATGTAGCCTGCACGATGACGATGATCATATCGTACAAGCCTTGGAAAATGGTGCAGCCGGATATATATTGAAAGATTCCAGCGTATCACAAATTCACAATGCCTTATTGGAATTAGCAAGAGGTGGGGCACCAATGAGTCCTTACATAGCCAGCAGGGTGATCTCTTTCTTTAAAAAGCCAAAGATCAACGAAGAGAGTGCATTGTTAAGTAGACGTGAGCGCGAAGTGTTGGAGTTGGTAGCCCAAGGGCTACAGTATAAAGAGATTGCCGACCGTTTGCACCTTAGTACCGAAACCGTTAAAAAGCACATGCGTAATATTTATCAAAAACTGCATGTGCAGAACAAGGTAGAGGCAATTAACAAGTTTCGATCGATGTAG
- a CDS encoding SusC/RagA family TonB-linked outer membrane protein, with translation MRKFICLLFSFLMTASIWAQQRVIKGRVTDANGNPLSGVTVSVGGQSAGRTDQNGNFSVSAAQGNTLVFTYVGHERKEVQVGASGDISVSLQAQAKEIEAVVVTALGQTRSKSKVGYSASSFNSDAINRAAPVNVLDGLQGRIAGADISTTGGQPGSSTKVVLRGYGVLGDGNQPLYVIDGVPMNDARLGSSSSAGVDFGNGLNDLNPNDVESITVLKGTAAASLYGSQAKNGAIMITTKRGRAGKLKVGFTSSFNLSTVGKVPDYQTTFGQGWDGLYWSPENGSWGPRLDGKERLWGSVVDNSQLLKPYTAAKNNIRDFYDYGQEWNNTISLAGGNDITNFYFSYGNVNSNGVLPSDADALNRNTFSLRTNSKFNKFTLGTSFNYVNKKQNAVATQSESGVSGGMFEELLQIPADIPIADFRDYKNKFFNVDNYFTPYSENPYFILYENGNQQKSDRFYGNVDMNYKFTDWLTAQARVGGDFTNANTFIWKARSEPKAGSWNAGGNTEGQTRSPNVGGVSQWNDYSGLINGDFLLKFNKQLSDNFSLEAIGGYNYYQQTGRYSRASVIDLTIPGFYNLSNSLNKPTASAGNSRKRTMGVYSQAIVGYRDQLYLTVNARNDWSSTLPINNNSFFYPGGNISWVASKTLDLSSTPINLLRFRAGYGKTGSDAPMYLVNSTLVPGSVGLGFGNLNFPFNNVTGFEIGNTIGNLSLKPVITNELETGAEIRLFKNRLGIDAAYYDKRTEGQILNVPISPSSGYTALVSNIGTVTNKGVELTIDGTPIRNRNFNWTATYTFTRNRSNVENLTDGLDKISLNTAYDAEFNIRPGMPVGVFEAPVARYTSDGRMIVSASTGFPEVAADKAVYGSSQRDYTMGLNNTLSYKNFSLGFGLDYRKGGLFYSGTADLFLFTGNAYMTTYNDRKPFVIPNSVNEVIGADGKATYVENKTLIDQAHVDDYFYTSNGKALAYNYRILDKSFLKLRDVTLSYKLPSSIASKIKAENLSLTLYGRNFLLWTPKENVYIDPEASNFGNDLSGEFGEFRTGPTLKQFGIRLNANF, from the coding sequence ATGAGAAAGTTTATCTGTTTGCTTTTCAGCTTTCTGATGACGGCAAGCATTTGGGCTCAACAACGTGTAATTAAAGGACGGGTTACTGATGCCAACGGTAATCCATTGTCCGGTGTTACCGTTTCGGTTGGAGGCCAAAGTGCTGGTCGAACAGATCAGAATGGAAACTTCAGTGTTTCTGCCGCACAAGGAAACACCTTGGTCTTTACCTATGTAGGCCATGAAAGAAAAGAGGTGCAGGTAGGTGCAAGTGGCGACATCTCGGTGTCATTACAAGCGCAAGCAAAAGAAATCGAAGCTGTAGTTGTTACAGCATTAGGACAAACAAGAAGTAAATCTAAAGTTGGTTATTCTGCCAGCTCATTTAATTCAGACGCTATCAACCGTGCCGCTCCAGTAAACGTATTAGATGGATTACAAGGTAGAATTGCCGGTGCCGATATCTCAACTACCGGTGGACAGCCTGGTTCTTCTACCAAAGTAGTTTTAAGAGGTTATGGTGTGTTAGGAGATGGTAATCAGCCATTGTATGTGATTGATGGTGTGCCTATGAACGATGCGCGTTTAGGTTCCAGTTCATCTGCCGGTGTGGATTTTGGTAACGGCTTGAACGATTTGAACCCTAACGATGTGGAAAGCATTACTGTACTGAAAGGTACTGCGGCCGCTTCTCTGTATGGTTCACAAGCAAAGAATGGCGCCATCATGATCACGACTAAAAGAGGTCGCGCCGGTAAATTAAAAGTAGGCTTTACATCTTCTTTCAACTTATCTACTGTAGGTAAGGTTCCTGATTACCAGACTACCTTTGGACAGGGATGGGATGGTTTGTATTGGTCGCCGGAAAATGGTAGCTGGGGTCCACGTTTAGATGGTAAAGAAAGATTGTGGGGTTCTGTAGTTGACAACTCTCAGTTATTGAAACCATACACCGCTGCTAAAAACAACATCCGTGATTTTTATGATTACGGTCAGGAGTGGAACAATACCATTTCATTAGCAGGTGGTAATGATATTACGAACTTCTACTTCTCTTATGGTAATGTAAATAGCAACGGGGTGTTGCCCAGCGATGCCGATGCGTTGAATCGTAATACGTTCAGCTTGCGTACCAACAGCAAGTTCAACAAGTTTACACTGGGAACTTCCTTCAACTATGTAAACAAAAAACAAAATGCCGTAGCTACGCAAAGCGAGTCTGGCGTATCGGGTGGTATGTTCGAGGAGTTGCTGCAAATACCAGCAGACATTCCAATTGCTGATTTCAGGGATTACAAGAATAAGTTCTTTAACGTAGACAACTACTTTACACCTTATTCCGAGAACCCTTATTTCATTCTATATGAAAATGGAAACCAACAGAAGTCTGACCGCTTCTATGGTAATGTGGATATGAACTATAAGTTCACAGATTGGTTAACAGCTCAGGCCCGTGTAGGTGGTGACTTTACCAATGCCAATACCTTTATCTGGAAAGCGCGCAGCGAGCCTAAGGCTGGTAGCTGGAATGCAGGCGGTAATACCGAAGGCCAGACACGTTCTCCAAATGTGGGTGGTGTAAGCCAGTGGAATGATTATTCTGGCTTGATCAATGGCGACTTCCTGTTGAAGTTTAATAAGCAACTAAGTGATAATTTTTCATTAGAAGCTATTGGCGGTTATAACTATTACCAACAGACTGGCCGATACAGCAGGGCATCTGTAATTGATCTGACCATTCCTGGTTTCTATAACCTGTCCAACTCGTTGAACAAGCCTACTGCCTCAGCTGGCAATAGCAGAAAGAGAACCATGGGTGTATATAGCCAGGCTATAGTGGGCTACAGAGATCAGTTATACCTGACTGTTAATGCTCGTAATGACTGGTCATCTACATTACCAATAAATAATAACAGCTTCTTCTATCCTGGTGGCAACATATCATGGGTAGCTTCTAAAACCTTGGATCTTTCCAGCACGCCAATCAACTTGTTGAGATTCCGTGCGGGTTATGGTAAAACAGGTTCTGATGCACCTATGTACCTGGTGAATTCAACACTGGTTCCGGGTAGTGTAGGTCTTGGTTTTGGTAACCTTAACTTCCCATTCAATAATGTTACAGGCTTTGAAATTGGTAACACTATTGGTAACCTGAGTCTGAAGCCAGTTATTACTAATGAATTGGAAACAGGTGCTGAAATCCGTTTATTCAAGAACCGTTTGGGTATTGATGCGGCTTATTATGATAAGAGAACCGAAGGTCAGATCCTGAACGTTCCTATTTCACCTTCTAGCGGTTATACAGCGCTAGTAAGCAATATTGGTACGGTAACAAACAAGGGTGTGGAGTTGACTATTGACGGTACACCAATCCGTAATAGAAACTTCAACTGGACAGCTACCTATACCTTCACACGCAACAGAAGCAATGTAGAGAATTTAACAGATGGTCTGGATAAGATCTCTTTGAATACTGCATACGATGCTGAATTCAATATCCGTCCAGGTATGCCAGTAGGGGTGTTTGAAGCACCAGTGGCCAGATATACTTCTGATGGCCGTATGATTGTAAGCGCTTCAACCGGTTTCCCTGAAGTGGCTGCTGACAAAGCGGTTTACGGTTCGTCTCAGCGCGACTACACAATGGGCTTGAACAATACCTTAAGCTACAAGAACTTTTCGCTGGGCTTTGGCTTGGATTACAGAAAAGGTGGTTTGTTCTATAGTGGTACTGCCGACTTGTTCCTATTCACAGGTAATGCCTACATGACCACTTACAATGATCGCAAGCCTTTTGTCATTCCTAACTCTGTGAATGAAGTAATAGGTGCCGATGGTAAAGCGACTTATGTAGAGAATAAAACATTGATCGATCAGGCACACGTTGATGATTATTTCTATACCAGCAATGGTAAAGCGTTAGCATACAATTACCGCATCCTGGATAAGTCGTTCCTGAAGTTGAGAGATGTGACGTTGTCTTACAAGCTACCATCTTCTATAGCCAGTAAGATTAAGGCTGAAAACCTGTCCTTGACATTGTATGGCCGCAACTTCCTGCTGTGGACACCGAAAGAAAACGTGTATATCGATCCTGAAGCTTCCAACTTCGGAAATGACCTTTCCGGTGAGTTTGGTGAGTTCAGAACCGGTCCTACACTGAAACAATTTGGTATTCGTTTAAACGCAAACTTCTAA
- a CDS encoding SusD/RagB family nutrient-binding outer membrane lipoprotein encodes MLKLKKGVLAAAVLAMLVGSGCKKQLDINTDPNNPPVEQGTPRLVFPAAVLSTTGRVGGDMAILGGLWSQYWTQSATANQYKNIDMYNLKSADFNGAYTELFSGALNDYQFVINKSKEQSDWKYLLMATVMKAYTYQILVDLYDQVPYTEAFQGNANLQPKFDDGYSIYKGLLAEIDEALGKDFTSGTVDSKDKAADLVFKGDMEKWEQFANTQKLKMFLRMVNVKPAEAEAGIKALYASGATFLSTDAAIKSFQDAPDNSNPMYEYNVRKLNVGTNLRASRTMLTYLQANGDPRVSAFYTNTTGINQGDFASTDATYQGAGVVKQSPTDPVYFISEAESYFMQAEARERYFGGADAQALYNQGVLKAFAQVGQSGASFIAPGGKYAYPVAGSLEDKIKAISTQKWISFFGSHALEGFFEKNRTGYPKTSAVYSDEAAYVPGEFVISRNAVTNGQLPKRLVFPNVERQRNNNTPAEVPITTPVWWAK; translated from the coding sequence ATGTTGAAACTGAAGAAGGGTGTTCTTGCCGCTGCTGTACTGGCTATGCTAGTCGGCAGTGGTTGCAAGAAACAACTAGATATAAATACCGATCCCAATAACCCTCCTGTAGAACAAGGTACGCCTCGCCTGGTATTCCCGGCAGCAGTATTGTCTACTACTGGTAGAGTAGGGGGCGACATGGCCATCTTAGGTGGTCTTTGGTCACAGTACTGGACACAGTCGGCTACGGCTAACCAGTACAAGAATATTGATATGTACAACTTGAAGAGTGCCGATTTTAACGGCGCTTATACAGAGTTGTTCTCTGGTGCCTTGAACGATTATCAATTCGTGATTAACAAGTCTAAGGAACAGTCTGACTGGAAATACTTGTTAATGGCTACCGTAATGAAAGCCTATACGTATCAGATATTGGTCGATCTATATGACCAGGTGCCTTATACCGAAGCTTTCCAAGGTAACGCCAACCTGCAACCCAAGTTTGATGATGGTTATAGCATCTACAAGGGTTTGTTAGCTGAGATTGATGAAGCTTTAGGTAAAGACTTTACGTCTGGTACGGTAGATTCTAAAGACAAGGCAGCAGATCTGGTATTTAAAGGCGACATGGAAAAATGGGAACAGTTTGCCAACACGCAAAAGCTGAAAATGTTCTTGCGTATGGTAAATGTAAAGCCTGCAGAAGCAGAAGCGGGTATTAAAGCGCTATATGCAAGTGGTGCTACATTCCTGTCTACCGATGCAGCTATTAAAAGCTTCCAGGATGCGCCAGACAACAGTAACCCTATGTATGAGTACAACGTAAGAAAACTGAACGTGGGCACTAACCTTAGAGCTAGCCGAACTATGCTGACGTATCTGCAAGCTAATGGCGATCCTCGTGTAAGTGCATTCTATACGAATACTACGGGTATCAATCAGGGCGACTTTGCTAGTACTGATGCTACTTATCAAGGTGCCGGCGTTGTAAAACAAAGTCCTACCGATCCGGTATATTTTATCTCTGAAGCGGAGTCTTACTTTATGCAGGCTGAAGCAAGAGAAAGATACTTTGGTGGTGCTGACGCTCAGGCTTTGTATAATCAGGGTGTGTTGAAAGCGTTTGCGCAAGTAGGTCAAAGTGGTGCTTCTTTTATTGCACCTGGTGGTAAGTATGCTTATCCAGTAGCCGGTAGCTTGGAAGACAAGATCAAGGCGATAAGCACACAGAAGTGGATCTCTTTCTTTGGTTCTCATGCGCTGGAAGGTTTCTTTGAAAAGAACCGTACGGGCTATCCTAAAACCAGTGCCGTTTACTCTGATGAAGCTGCCTACGTGCCGGGTGAGTTTGTGATCTCAAGAAATGCTGTTACAAACGGCCAACTACCAAAGCGTTTGGTATTCCCTAATGTAGAAAGACAACGTAATAATAATACTCCAGCAGAAGTGCCAATTACTACTCCTGTTTGGTGGGCTAAATAA
- a CDS encoding immunoglobulin-like domain-containing protein, which yields MKQILSIVLLSAVFFTSCKKDEINNTDEKVGHSRVTNFPEISIKGDRLIILNEGATYTEPGATALIKGAAVQYQTNGTVNTAVPGVYNLTYSAQNADGYSASDWRTVVVIGNSVAANDFSGNYNRAATGTTTTWRKKATGVYEIDNPGGAVTGYGLKAIVVNYQGNKIKIPRQLGVDPSGSPIEVSTGSETYTPETGTYSWIFLAPGYGTASRTFVKQ from the coding sequence ATGAAACAGATTCTTTCCATAGTTCTTCTTTCTGCAGTATTCTTTACTTCCTGTAAGAAAGATGAAATCAATAATACAGACGAGAAAGTTGGTCACTCCCGGGTGACTAACTTTCCCGAAATCAGTATCAAAGGTGATCGCCTGATCATTTTAAATGAAGGTGCCACTTATACAGAACCCGGTGCAACAGCGCTTATCAAAGGTGCTGCTGTGCAGTATCAAACAAACGGTACCGTAAATACCGCCGTTCCTGGTGTTTATAATCTTACCTATTCTGCTCAAAATGCAGATGGCTATAGTGCGTCTGACTGGAGAACTGTAGTAGTGATTGGTAATAGTGTAGCCGCCAACGATTTTTCAGGTAACTATAATCGTGCAGCAACTGGTACTACCACTACGTGGAGAAAGAAAGCTACAGGTGTTTATGAAATAGATAACCCAGGCGGTGCAGTTACTGGTTATGGTTTAAAAGCAATTGTAGTAAACTACCAAGGGAATAAGATCAAGATCCCTCGTCAGCTGGGTGTTGATCCATCAGGTAGTCCAATTGAAGTAAGTACCGGCTCTGAAACGTATACTCCTGAAACGGGTACTTATTCCTGGATATTCCTTGCCCCTGGCTATGGTACAGCGTCAAGAACCTTTGTAAAACAATAA
- a CDS encoding lipid-binding protein, with translation MKKLALILVVAVTALTACTKEKPEVGGTGAEKVANEWWVRLTVEGNDIYKLGHFKMATYNTASSKDSIWIDDLKHGYGFKSKAKVDLSNLTFGAANVQNTYYDPAKPANFPLTVSVTNGKVLPGAGLSKTGNVTDSIYLEVEFSDDPGTKYIMSGHARTQFAEDEY, from the coding sequence ATGAAAAAACTAGCATTGATATTAGTTGTTGCCGTAACCGCACTTACAGCTTGCACAAAGGAGAAGCCGGAAGTAGGCGGCACTGGTGCCGAGAAAGTGGCCAACGAATGGTGGGTGCGCTTGACGGTAGAGGGTAATGATATTTATAAACTGGGCCATTTTAAAATGGCAACCTATAATACTGCCAGCAGTAAGGATTCAATTTGGATCGATGATCTGAAACATGGCTATGGCTTTAAAAGCAAAGCAAAGGTGGATCTTAGTAATCTAACTTTTGGTGCGGCCAATGTACAAAACACTTACTATGACCCAGCAAAGCCTGCTAACTTCCCATTAACAGTTAGTGTTACAAATGGTAAAGTGCTTCCTGGTGCAGGACTATCTAAAACCGGCAATGTTACTGATAGCATCTACCTGGAAGTAGAGTTTTCAGATGACCCGGGAACTAAGTATATAATGAGCGGTCACGCACGTACGCAATTCGCTGAAGACGAATATTAA
- a CDS encoding sensor histidine kinase — protein MNRISFLRALFVVFLGVSVPLLSGIISYPHDRWQYLVSTTVYFIFVFAISWITCRVFNARIRAFYPITGSPFLKMLLLCLSSSVIVGAFLATATVSWLNLTDHSITWSRIRLAVLLSTIFSVIFTLLFEVARLSYERLNTRQVVRRLDRKWHKAEMNALKYEMDPHFIFNSLNTLSHLINTDSSKAHLFNHKLAQVYKYFLTTKNKDLIPVAKELAFIKDYVFLLNIRYGEKLTLSINIDNLDVDQAMIVPCALQVPIENAIKHNELTAQEPLTIKVVFDGNALQVSNELRPKQYSVESTSIGLSNLNNRYQLACQQAIDVLKTKHEFIVKLPLVA, from the coding sequence ATGAACCGTATTTCGTTTTTAAGAGCCCTTTTTGTAGTGTTTTTGGGTGTAAGTGTGCCGTTACTTTCAGGGATTATTTCGTATCCCCATGATCGGTGGCAATACCTTGTATCTACAACCGTTTATTTCATCTTTGTTTTTGCTATAAGCTGGATTACTTGCAGGGTATTTAACGCCCGTATACGAGCATTTTACCCTATTACCGGCAGCCCTTTTTTAAAAATGCTGTTGCTGTGCCTATCCAGTTCTGTGATCGTTGGTGCATTCCTGGCAACAGCTACAGTGTCGTGGTTAAATCTAACCGATCATTCTATCACCTGGAGCCGTATACGCCTGGCTGTACTCCTGAGTACCATTTTCTCTGTGATTTTTACCCTACTGTTTGAAGTGGCACGTCTTAGTTATGAACGACTAAATACACGGCAGGTAGTAAGGCGGTTAGACCGAAAATGGCATAAGGCAGAAATGAATGCATTGAAATATGAAATGGATCCCCATTTTATTTTCAACTCACTGAACACTTTATCGCACTTGATTAATACTGATAGCAGCAAGGCGCATTTGTTCAACCATAAACTGGCACAGGTCTATAAGTATTTCTTAACTACCAAGAATAAGGATTTGATTCCGGTTGCAAAAGAGTTAGCCTTTATTAAGGATTATGTGTTCTTATTAAACATCCGGTATGGTGAAAAACTAACACTGTCTATCAATATAGATAACCTTGATGTAGATCAGGCCATGATTGTGCCCTGCGCCCTGCAGGTGCCTATTGAAAATGCCATTAAGCACAATGAACTAACGGCCCAGGAGCCTTTAACGATAAAGGTCGTTTTCGACGGCAATGCTTTGCAGGTGAGCAATGAGTTACGCCCAAAACAGTACTCAGTTGAATCCACTTCTATCGGGTTGTCTAATCTTAATAACCGCTATCAACTGGCTTGTCAGCAAGCTATTGATGTATTAAAAACCAAGCATGAATTTATAGTGAAGCTGCCCTTGGTAGCATAA
- a CDS encoding LytR/AlgR family response regulator transcription factor codes for MMRAIIIEDEVPALENLLYTFKQVNLSIEVVTVLPTVKEAIAYFETHAGNADIIFSDVQLTDGLSFRIFEAVPIKTPVVFITGYDQFMLEAFEHNGIDYLLKPIDAAELEKALVKYQMLQKHFSASNEQAMAKLLQSYSPRRRSRLLVKKGFETVPLPLEDIVLFYLDKRIVYVVDKSSNKYIIDKTLTELSAELDEITFFRANRQYIVNIDYIKSYRLYERVKLQVNLTLPDIKHFIVVSQDMAPLFKQWMGEG; via the coding sequence ATGATGAGAGCTATAATCATAGAGGATGAAGTGCCGGCGCTGGAGAACCTGCTCTACACATTTAAGCAAGTAAACCTTTCTATTGAAGTAGTAACAGTATTGCCAACCGTTAAGGAAGCTATTGCCTACTTTGAAACCCATGCAGGAAATGCGGATATTATCTTTAGCGATGTGCAGTTAACAGATGGCTTGTCGTTTCGGATCTTTGAAGCGGTACCTATCAAAACGCCCGTTGTATTTATTACTGGTTACGACCAGTTTATGTTAGAGGCCTTTGAGCATAATGGCATTGATTACCTGCTAAAACCCATCGACGCGGCGGAGCTGGAAAAAGCCTTGGTGAAATATCAAATGCTGCAAAAGCATTTCTCTGCTTCCAATGAACAAGCCATGGCTAAGCTTTTACAGAGTTACTCTCCAAGAAGGCGTTCACGGTTGTTGGTGAAAAAGGGCTTTGAAACAGTGCCTCTGCCGCTGGAAGATATTGTACTTTTTTATCTGGATAAACGCATTGTCTATGTCGTAGACAAAAGCAGCAACAAATACATTATTGATAAAACGCTCACCGAGTTGAGTGCGGAATTAGACGAGATCACTTTCTTCCGGGCCAACCGGCAGTATATTGTTAACATTGATTACATCAAGAGCTATCGCTTGTATGAGCGTGTGAAACTGCAAGTCAACCTAACGCTACCTGATATCAAACACTTTATTGTTGTTAGCCAGGACATGGCACCGCTGTTTAAGCAGTGGATGGGGGAGGGATGA